ACGCTTTCGCCGCATCGCTGAGATTGGCATTCAGGCTGCCGAGGCGCTCGATCATGCGCACCAGATGGGCATCGTGCATCGCGATATCAAGCCGTCGAATCTGATGCTCGACGAGCGCGGCAAACTTTGGATCACGGACTTCGGCCTCGCCCGCAACCAAGGCGGCGCCAGCATGACGATGACCGGCGACCTGGTCGGCACGCTCCGCTATATGAGCCCGGAACAAGCGCTCGCGAAACGCATCACCGTCGATCACCGGACCGACATCTATTCGCTGGGTGTGACGCTGTATGAGTTGTTGACCTTGCAACCTGCGTTTCCCGGCCCGGACCGCGAAGCAACTTTGCGCCAAATCGCGTTTGATGAACCGACCACGCCGCGCAAGCTGGACCGCGCGATTCCGGAGGAGTTGGAAACCATCGTCTTAAAGGCGATGGAGAAGAATCCAGATGATCGGTATGCCACGGCGCGGGAAGTGGCGGAAGATCTGCGGAGGTTCTTGGAACATAAGCCGGTCAAGGCCAAGCGGCCCTCACTCTTCAAGCGAATGCGCAAGACCGCACGACGTCATGTCACAGCGGTGACATTGACGTCACTCATGATCGCCGCGGTCACAGTCCTCGGCGTCGCGATGTACGCGCAACGGGTTTCAGCCCAACGGCAAATCGTCGGGCAAGTAGGCCTGTCAATGGCGTCGGCGCGAACTGCCATCGAAGCCGGCGACTTGCCCCTCGCCGGGCTGAGCCTAGTCGAAGCCCGAGCCCGGCTCGGCAAACATCGTTCCGCCCTCTCGACAACGGCCGCCGAGGTGGATGAACTCGCGGCGGAGCTGGACGCCCGCAAGGCGGAACTGGTGCGGTTCGGCAATTTCATGGCGCTGGCCCGCACAAACGACGGTACATACCATACCAATCAATTTGCGCGCGAGGCTCTCGCCGTGTATGGCGTCGCCAACGATCCGAAATGGATCAATCGTCTCAACGCGTCCTACCTGTCACCCATGCAAAAGGAGAGCGTGCAGGAGAACGCCTACAGCACATTGTTGTCGCTGGCCTACTATTCCGTTGCTCAATTAGTGTCGAAGGAACCCCAAGAAGCTCTTGCCATTCTCGACCAAGCTCGCTTGTTCCACGAGCCGACGAAAGCTTTCTGGCTCGTGCGCGGACAAGCCCACCGGCAATTGAAGGACGAACAGGCGGCAAAGCAGGACGACGAACATTTTCGGACCGCTACGGCCAAGACCGCCTTGGATTGTTTTCTCACTGGACGTAGGGCTAAAGAAGAGGGAGACAATCAAGAAGCGAAACGTTTATTTCGGGCGGCGTTTCGACTGCAGCCGGATCACTACCCATCACTATTCTTTCTCGGTCTCTGTCTGGAACAAAACAACCAAG
The sequence above is drawn from the Planctomycetia bacterium genome and encodes:
- a CDS encoding protein kinase, which codes for RFRRIAEIGIQAAEALDHAHQMGIVHRDIKPSNLMLDERGKLWITDFGLARNQGGASMTMTGDLVGTLRYMSPEQALAKRITVDHRTDIYSLGVTLYELLTLQPAFPGPDREATLRQIAFDEPTTPRKLDRAIPEELETIVLKAMEKNPDDRYATAREVAEDLRRFLEHKPVKAKRPSLFKRMRKTARRHVTAVTLTSLMIAAVTVLGVAMYAQRVSAQRQIVGQVGLSMASARTAIEAGDLPLAGLSLVEARARLGKHRSALSTTAAEVDELAAELDARKAELVRFGNFMALARTNDGTYHTNQFAREALAVYGVANDPKWINRLNASYLSPMQKESVQENAYSTLLSLAYYSVAQLVSKEPQEALAILDQARLFHEPTKAFWLVRGQAHRQLKDEQAAKQDDEHFRTATAKTALDCFLTGRRAKEEGDNQEAKRLFRAAFRLQPDHYPSLFFLGLCLEQNNQESEAIGYFTACLAVRPHDSYSLWNHGECNQALGRMEDAEADYTAAIKEAPSDDVRLSRYAGRGTFYQSIGRTDDARRDADSMLALADQVLGSERTALTGGQVESFITCGRFARQLGRLKEAEADYSAAVIFAASDSARLYAFEWRYYFHKYIGMEVDAAQDMDRYIALAKPMLESQPAALALDTELMTDLGFALLVRQRYDEAETLLRESLELMRTTKGLTHSSTLRTMEYVGLALLGQQKYDEAEQLLRESLNEAERQQDYNSDTFVRMSELSGALTGQAHGLKQTNPGAAEQKLLEAESLLKTAFADLNTRVEERDDWMKARVNETLERLIELYTEWDKPDEAAKWRQALEASRAKPVESTDSPPPTSQP